A portion of the Acidisarcina polymorpha genome contains these proteins:
- the rpoB gene encoding DNA-directed RNA polymerase subunit beta — MPNENRALRSRLDFSKIPTAIQIPNLIEVQRRSYERFLQMDKLPSEREDNGLQSVFTSVFPITDFRNISQLDFVDFSIGNWECKCGHLKGLHHLRTTCVHCGAMVITDPFHPGDVLCHKCGTYNKNTPDFCNKCGDPVGLQLKYDQSECEERGMTYSAPLKVTVRLTIYDKDAETGAKSIRDIKEQEVFFGDIPLMTQNGTFIVNGTERVIVSQLHRSPGVFFETANNRTYFLGKIIPYRGSWVEFEYDQKNTLYVRIDRKRKFLGTIFLRALGLKTDEEILKTFYTVDTITVQEGKLHWRISEDATKPTHLLGAKPAHAVVINGEEIAHSGRKITPSILKALRSKVASVEVEASELDAAVTAADVVDTTTGEVIVEANLELTSERLHRITESGVTSIEVFFPERDDVGNIITNTLRRDSVRKPEEALIEIYRKLRPGDPPTLDTATALFEGMFFDPRKYDFSRVGRLKFNIKLYENQDAGGLDKRTLTPEDFYGTIRYLLKLRKNIGVVDDIDHLGNRRVRAVGELMENQFRIGLVRMERAIKEKMSVYQEMSTAMPHDLINAKPVMAAIREFFGSSQLSQFMDQTNPLSEITHKRRLSALGPGGLSRERAGFEVRDVHPTHYGRICPIETPEGPNIGLISSLSCFARINEYGFIESPYRRVRDGQVLDYVQVANAGESGLRVGDHLEKGEARQLNEKLKAEGKRGLDVEAFSFYLSAWEEDRHTIAQANIELDENLKITEELVNARRTGNFVLVNRSEVDYVDVSPKQLVSVAASLVPFLEHDDANRALMGANMQRQSVPLLVAEAPLVGTGMEGVTARDSGAVILARRNGFVDSVDSERIIIRVEGEHHPTQLSREVGSDIYQLTKFKRSNQNTCINQKPIVRHGDRVVKGQVIADGPCTEQGELALGRNVLVGFMPWRGYNFEDAILISEKLVREDYYTSVHIEEFEIEARDTKLGPEEITRDIPNVSENALRDLDESGIIRIGAKIKHNDILVGKVTPKGETQLTPEEKLLRAIFGEKAGDVRDASLTCPPGIEGTVVDVRIFSRKGQEKDERAKMIEADQIAKLEKNLADEIRILTDERLKRLDAILGGKTVLADLHDERTNKRLLVKDAILDRDAIERISTKNLKRIRYSDKDPRVNEQIDEIEEMTSRQIDVLRKITNERIAKLQKGDELAPGVIKLVKVYIAMKRKLSVGDKMAGRHGNKGVIARILPEEDMPYLPDGTPVEIVLNPLGVPSRMNVGQILETHLGWAAHELGVKIAEIVEKNQEANAIREAVKEGFAGTATLQLLLDLDDDMLIRVTKGMKRGIWFGTAVFDGAREEEIKALLASAGLPSSGKSHLFDGMTGEQFEQPVTVGYIYMLKLSHLVDDKIHARSIGPYSLITQQPLGGKAQFGGQRFGEMEVWALEAYGAAYILQELLTAKSDDVYGRTKIYEAIVKGEAAIEPGVPESFNVLIRELQSLCLDVELIKQIDGKKVLVPVPAIAAAD; from the coding sequence ATGCCGAACGAGAATCGCGCCCTTCGTAGCCGTCTCGATTTTTCCAAAATCCCAACTGCCATCCAGATTCCTAACCTGATCGAAGTCCAGCGCCGCTCCTATGAGCGCTTTCTACAAATGGACAAGCTGCCCTCCGAGCGCGAAGACAATGGGCTTCAGTCCGTCTTCACCTCGGTTTTTCCCATCACCGACTTTCGCAATATCTCACAACTCGACTTTGTGGATTTCTCCATAGGCAACTGGGAGTGTAAGTGCGGCCATTTGAAAGGTCTGCACCACCTTCGTACTACTTGCGTTCATTGCGGAGCCATGGTCATCACCGACCCGTTCCACCCTGGCGACGTGCTTTGCCACAAGTGCGGCACCTATAACAAGAACACGCCTGACTTCTGCAATAAGTGCGGCGATCCGGTTGGCCTGCAGTTGAAGTATGACCAGTCCGAATGCGAAGAGCGCGGCATGACCTACTCTGCTCCCCTGAAAGTCACGGTCCGGCTGACTATCTATGACAAGGATGCGGAGACCGGCGCCAAGTCGATCCGGGATATCAAGGAGCAGGAGGTTTTCTTCGGCGACATTCCGTTGATGACCCAGAACGGCACCTTCATTGTCAATGGCACCGAGCGCGTCATTGTCTCGCAGTTGCATCGTTCGCCCGGCGTCTTCTTTGAGACCGCCAACAACCGGACTTATTTCCTCGGCAAGATCATTCCATACCGCGGGTCGTGGGTCGAGTTTGAGTACGATCAGAAGAACACGCTCTACGTCCGCATCGACCGTAAGCGCAAGTTCCTGGGCACCATCTTCCTGCGTGCTCTCGGCCTGAAGACTGATGAGGAAATCCTCAAGACCTTCTACACCGTTGACACCATCACGGTGCAGGAAGGCAAGCTGCACTGGAGGATCTCCGAAGACGCCACCAAGCCGACCCACCTGCTTGGCGCGAAGCCGGCGCACGCTGTCGTCATCAATGGCGAAGAAATCGCCCACTCCGGCCGCAAGATTACGCCCAGCATCCTCAAGGCCCTGCGCTCCAAGGTGGCCAGCGTCGAGGTTGAAGCTTCCGAATTGGACGCCGCCGTCACCGCTGCTGACGTGGTCGATACCACCACCGGCGAGGTGATCGTCGAAGCCAATCTCGAGCTGACCTCCGAGCGCCTGCACCGCATCACGGAAAGCGGCGTAACCTCGATCGAGGTCTTCTTCCCCGAGCGCGACGATGTGGGCAACATCATCACCAATACCCTCCGCCGCGACTCAGTCCGCAAGCCGGAAGAGGCGCTGATCGAGATCTACCGCAAGCTGCGTCCCGGCGATCCGCCGACTTTGGATACAGCCACGGCGCTTTTCGAAGGCATGTTCTTCGATCCGCGCAAATACGACTTCTCCCGCGTCGGCCGGCTGAAGTTCAACATCAAGCTCTATGAGAACCAGGATGCCGGTGGCCTCGACAAGCGCACTCTGACTCCCGAAGATTTCTATGGGACGATCCGCTACCTGCTCAAGCTGCGCAAGAACATCGGCGTCGTCGATGACATCGATCACCTTGGCAACCGCCGCGTTCGGGCCGTCGGCGAGCTGATGGAGAACCAGTTCCGTATCGGCCTCGTCCGCATGGAGCGCGCCATCAAGGAAAAGATGAGCGTCTATCAGGAAATGTCGACGGCCATGCCGCATGACCTGATCAACGCCAAGCCGGTGATGGCCGCAATCCGCGAGTTCTTCGGTTCCTCGCAGCTTTCGCAGTTTATGGACCAGACCAACCCGCTGTCGGAGATCACGCACAAGCGCCGTCTCTCCGCCCTTGGGCCTGGCGGTCTGAGCCGCGAACGCGCAGGCTTCGAAGTCCGCGACGTTCACCCGACCCACTATGGCCGTATCTGCCCGATCGAGACCCCGGAAGGTCCGAACATCGGTCTGATCAGCTCGCTGTCGTGTTTCGCTCGCATTAACGAGTACGGGTTCATCGAGTCGCCCTATCGCCGCGTTCGTGACGGTCAGGTGCTCGACTATGTCCAGGTCGCGAATGCCGGCGAGAGCGGCCTTCGCGTCGGCGATCACCTGGAAAAGGGCGAAGCCCGTCAGCTCAATGAGAAGCTCAAGGCTGAAGGCAAGCGCGGCCTCGATGTTGAAGCCTTCTCCTTCTACCTTTCCGCATGGGAAGAGGATCGCCACACGATCGCTCAGGCCAACATCGAACTCGACGAGAACCTTAAGATCACCGAAGAGCTGGTCAATGCCCGCCGCACCGGCAACTTCGTGCTCGTCAATCGGTCGGAGGTCGATTATGTCGACGTCAGCCCGAAGCAGCTCGTCTCGGTCGCCGCTTCGCTCGTGCCGTTCCTCGAGCACGATGATGCGAACCGTGCACTGATGGGTGCGAACATGCAGCGTCAGTCCGTGCCGCTGCTCGTCGCCGAGGCTCCGCTGGTCGGGACCGGTATGGAAGGTGTGACCGCCCGCGACTCCGGCGCCGTCATCCTTGCCCGCCGTAACGGCTTTGTGGATTCGGTCGATTCAGAGCGCATCATCATCCGCGTCGAGGGCGAACATCACCCCACGCAGTTGTCGCGTGAAGTTGGTTCGGATATTTATCAGCTGACCAAGTTCAAGCGCTCCAACCAGAACACCTGCATCAACCAGAAGCCGATCGTTCGTCACGGCGACCGGGTGGTGAAGGGCCAAGTCATTGCGGACGGTCCCTGCACCGAACAAGGCGAACTCGCTCTCGGGCGCAACGTGCTCGTCGGCTTCATGCCCTGGCGCGGTTACAACTTCGAGGACGCGATCCTGATCTCCGAGAAGCTGGTACGTGAGGACTATTACACCTCCGTCCACATCGAGGAGTTCGAGATTGAAGCCCGCGACACCAAGCTCGGGCCGGAAGAGATCACGCGCGACATTCCCAACGTCTCTGAGAATGCGCTGCGCGATCTCGACGAAAGCGGCATCATCCGCATCGGCGCCAAGATCAAGCACAACGACATCCTGGTCGGGAAGGTGACGCCTAAGGGCGAAACTCAGCTGACTCCGGAAGAGAAGCTGTTGCGCGCGATCTTCGGTGAAAAGGCCGGCGACGTTCGCGATGCCTCGCTGACTTGCCCTCCGGGAATCGAAGGCACCGTGGTCGATGTCCGCATCTTCTCCCGCAAGGGTCAGGAAAAGGACGAGCGCGCCAAGATGATCGAAGCCGATCAAATTGCCAAGCTGGAGAAGAACCTTGCCGATGAGATTCGAATCCTCACCGACGAGCGGCTGAAGCGTCTCGATGCAATCCTCGGCGGCAAGACGGTCTTGGCCGACCTTCACGATGAGCGCACCAACAAGCGTCTCCTGGTGAAGGATGCGATCCTCGACCGCGACGCGATCGAGCGCATCTCGACCAAGAACCTGAAGCGCATCCGCTATAGCGACAAGGATCCGCGAGTCAACGAGCAGATCGATGAGATCGAAGAGATGACTTCGCGGCAGATCGACGTGCTTCGCAAGATCACCAACGAGCGCATCGCCAAGCTGCAGAAGGGCGACGAACTGGCCCCCGGCGTCATCAAGCTGGTCAAGGTCTACATCGCCATGAAGCGCAAGCTCTCGGTTGGTGACAAGATGGCAGGTCGTCACGGCAACAAGGGCGTCATCGCTCGCATCCTGCCGGAAGAGGACATGCCGTATCTGCCGGATGGCACCCCGGTCGAAATTGTTCTCAACCCGCTCGGTGTTCCTTCGCGTATGAACGTTGGTCAGATCCTCGAGACTCACCTCGGCTGGGCTGCTCACGAACTCGGTGTCAAGATTGCTGAGATCGTCGAGAAAAATCAGGAAGCAAATGCCATTCGCGAAGCAGTCAAAGAGGGCTTTGCCGGCACCGCGACCTTGCAGCTGCTTCTCGACCTCGATGATGACATGTTGATTCGCGTCACCAAGGGTATGAAGCGCGGCATCTGGTTCGGCACCGCGGTCTTTGACGGTGCCCGTGAAGAAGAGATCAAGGCGCTGCTGGCCTCGGCTGGTCTGCCGAGCTCCGGCAAGTCGCATCTCTTCGACGGCATGACCGGTGAGCAGTTCGAACAGCCGGTCACCGTCGGCTACATCTACATGTTGAAGCTCTCGCACCTGGTCGACGACAAGATCCACGCTCGCTCGATCGGACCGTACTCGCTCATCACCCAGCAGCCGCTGGGCGGCAAGGCGCAGTTCGGTGGCCAGCGCTTCGGCGAGATGGAAGTCTGGGCGCTCGAAGCGTACGGCGCTGCCTACATCCTGCAGGAGTTGCTCACTGCCAAGTCCGACGACGTTTACGGCCGTACCAAGATCTATGAGGCCATCGTCAAGGGCGAAGCGGCGATCGAACCCGGCGTACCAGAGTCCTTCAACGTGCTCATCCGCGAACTGCAGTCGCTCTGCCTCGATGTGGAACTCATCAAGCAGATCGATGGCAAGAAGGTGCTCGTGCCCGTTCCTGCGATCGCAGCAGCCGACTAA
- the rpoC gene encoding DNA-directed RNA polymerase subunit beta': protein MYRSSPFELTSPITDFDAIKISLASPEKIRSWSHGEVTKPETINYRTFKPERDGLFCARIFGPVTDWECLCGKYKRMKHRGVICDKCGVEVTLSKVRRERLGHIELASPCSHVWFFKGLPSRIGHLLDISLRDLESVLYFESYVVVDAGDAPVKEREIIKDEVRFRELDQQYRPGGFKGMMGAEAIKELLKRVNVDELSIELRERMKVETSLQKRLKYAKRLKVTEAFRKSTNKPQWMILDVIPVIPPELRPLVPLDGGRFATSDLNDLYRRVINRNNRLKKLMDLHAPEVIVRNEKRMLQEAVDALFDNGRRGRVLRGANNRPLKSLSDTLKGKQGRFRQNLLGKRVDYSGRSVIVVGPELKLHQCGLPKKMALELFKPFIYHRLEQTGHCTTIKQAKELVELQDPIVWDILEEVIKDHPVLLNRAPTLHRLGIQAFEPVLVEGKAIKIHPLVCTAFNADFDGDQMAVHIPLSPEAQVEASVLMLASHNILSPASGQPITVPTQDLVLGLYYLTKVKKGGKGEGRVFANTEEVLMALEAKEVETLTPIRLRYTGPVLDMTTAYDDQDLTHTEPVHYEKQYITTTVGRAILNDSLPDGMPYVNGLLKKKGIGQLVNYCYLNLGLEVTVKMLDRIKELGFAYATRSGLSVGLDDMVIPDSKYTVVREAEKTVIAIQQQYLDGAITNGERNNKVIQIWSAVTERVADEMFNNMKNADKEGAMNPIYIMADSGARGSKQQIRQLSGMRGLMAKPSGEIIEQPITANFREGLTVLQYFISTHGARKGLADTALKTADSGYLTRRLVDVAQDVIVTEPDCGTVEGIYVGPIVESGEIIEPLRDRIVGRVSLERLKDFEGQVIVEVNQEITEDIASAIQAAGIEKVRIRSVLTCESRRGVCVLCYGRNLASGRLVELGEAVGVIAAQSIGEPGTQLTMRTFHIGGTASRVNEQSRLDAKNNGFVRFINMVTVRSKGGDLVAMNRSGSIAVVDDRGREKERYQVVYGAKLKVEDGAAVKLGQAMAEWDPYTFAILTEIGGTIQFKDLQEGITLNEEVDEVTGLSRLVVSDAADEKRQPAIVIKGAKGNKRYLMPSRSHLMIQDGDEVFPGDILAKIPRETTRTKDITGGLPRVVELFEARKPRETAIISEIDGTVKFGEVSKGQRKIYVTADNGEEKEYSVPRGVHINVQEGERMRAGEPLMDGPLNPHDILAVLGEKELQGYLVNEIQEVYRLQGVTISDKHIETIVRQMLRWVKIEEVGDTSFLLEQQVDKFRFREENDRVIAEGGRPCVGRPLLLGITKASLSTDSFISAASFQETTRVLTEASINGAIDNLRGLKENVIVGRLIPAGTGMEYYRNIQLSPELEEAAAKVQQEVTAAFEEAERELELMRQEGEAEEMAAE, encoded by the coding sequence TTGTACCGTTCCAGCCCATTCGAACTCACCAGCCCGATCACCGACTTCGACGCTATCAAGATCAGCCTTGCATCCCCAGAAAAGATTCGCAGCTGGTCGCACGGCGAGGTCACCAAGCCCGAAACCATCAACTACCGCACCTTCAAGCCGGAGCGTGACGGACTCTTCTGCGCCCGCATCTTTGGCCCGGTCACCGACTGGGAATGCCTCTGCGGCAAGTACAAGCGCATGAAGCATCGCGGCGTCATCTGCGACAAGTGCGGTGTTGAAGTCACTCTCTCCAAGGTCCGCCGCGAGCGTCTCGGCCACATCGAGTTGGCTTCGCCCTGCTCGCACGTCTGGTTCTTCAAGGGACTGCCGTCCCGTATCGGCCACTTGCTCGACATCTCGCTGCGCGATCTCGAAAGCGTTCTTTACTTCGAGAGCTACGTCGTTGTCGACGCCGGCGATGCGCCGGTGAAAGAGCGGGAGATCATCAAGGACGAAGTCCGCTTCCGCGAACTCGATCAGCAATACCGCCCCGGCGGCTTTAAGGGCATGATGGGCGCCGAGGCCATCAAGGAACTGCTGAAGCGCGTCAATGTCGACGAGCTCTCGATCGAACTCCGCGAGCGGATGAAGGTCGAAACCTCGCTCCAGAAGCGCCTCAAATACGCCAAGCGTCTCAAGGTCACCGAGGCATTCCGCAAGTCGACCAACAAGCCGCAGTGGATGATCCTCGACGTGATCCCGGTCATTCCGCCGGAGCTTCGCCCGCTGGTACCGCTCGATGGCGGCCGCTTCGCGACCTCCGATCTGAACGATCTCTATCGTCGCGTAATCAACCGCAACAACCGCCTCAAGAAGCTCATGGACCTCCATGCGCCTGAGGTCATCGTCCGCAACGAAAAGCGCATGCTGCAGGAAGCCGTCGACGCTCTCTTCGACAACGGCCGTCGCGGCCGTGTGTTGCGTGGCGCCAACAACCGTCCGCTGAAGTCGCTCTCCGACACCCTCAAGGGCAAGCAGGGCCGCTTCCGTCAGAACCTGCTCGGCAAGCGCGTCGACTACTCCGGCCGCTCGGTCATCGTCGTTGGTCCGGAACTCAAGCTCCACCAGTGCGGACTTCCGAAGAAGATGGCGCTCGAGCTATTCAAGCCATTTATCTATCACCGTCTCGAACAGACCGGCCACTGCACGACCATCAAGCAGGCTAAGGAACTGGTCGAGCTCCAGGACCCGATTGTCTGGGACATCCTTGAAGAAGTCATCAAGGACCACCCGGTGCTGCTCAACCGTGCCCCGACTCTTCACCGCCTTGGCATCCAGGCGTTTGAGCCGGTGCTCGTCGAAGGCAAGGCCATCAAGATCCACCCGCTCGTTTGTACCGCCTTCAACGCCGACTTCGACGGCGATCAAATGGCAGTCCACATCCCGCTGTCGCCCGAGGCCCAGGTCGAAGCCAGCGTACTCATGCTCGCTTCGCACAACATCCTCTCGCCGGCATCCGGTCAGCCGATCACGGTGCCCACTCAGGATCTCGTCCTCGGTCTCTACTATCTGACCAAGGTCAAGAAGGGTGGCAAGGGAGAAGGCCGCGTCTTCGCCAACACCGAAGAAGTGCTGATGGCGCTTGAAGCCAAGGAAGTCGAAACGCTGACGCCGATCCGCCTACGCTATACCGGTCCGGTGCTCGACATGACGACCGCCTATGACGATCAGGACCTCACCCATACCGAGCCGGTCCACTATGAGAAGCAGTACATCACCACTACGGTTGGCCGTGCGATCCTCAACGATTCGCTTCCCGACGGCATGCCGTACGTCAACGGCCTGCTCAAAAAGAAGGGCATCGGCCAGCTCGTCAACTACTGTTACTTGAATCTCGGTCTTGAGGTGACCGTCAAGATGCTCGACCGCATCAAGGAGCTCGGCTTCGCTTACGCGACCCGCAGCGGCTTGTCGGTGGGCCTCGACGACATGGTCATTCCGGATTCGAAATACACCGTCGTCCGTGAGGCGGAAAAGACCGTCATCGCCATCCAGCAGCAGTATCTCGATGGCGCGATCACCAACGGCGAACGCAACAACAAGGTCATCCAGATCTGGTCTGCGGTCACCGAACGCGTCGCCGACGAGATGTTCAACAACATGAAGAACGCCGACAAAGAGGGAGCCATGAACCCGATCTACATCATGGCCGACTCCGGCGCTCGTGGTTCGAAGCAGCAGATTCGTCAGCTCTCCGGCATGCGCGGCCTGATGGCCAAGCCTTCCGGCGAAATCATCGAGCAGCCGATCACCGCGAATTTCCGCGAAGGCCTTACCGTGCTGCAATACTTCATCTCGACCCACGGCGCGCGTAAGGGCCTCGCCGATACTGCATTGAAGACTGCTGACTCTGGCTACCTGACCCGTCGTCTCGTCGACGTTGCGCAGGACGTCATCGTCACCGAGCCCGATTGCGGCACCGTCGAAGGCATCTACGTCGGTCCGATCGTCGAATCCGGCGAGATCATCGAACCGTTGCGCGACCGCATCGTCGGCCGCGTCTCGCTCGAGCGTCTCAAGGACTTCGAGGGTCAGGTCATCGTTGAGGTCAACCAGGAGATCACCGAAGACATTGCTTCCGCCATTCAGGCAGCCGGCATTGAAAAGGTGCGTATCCGCTCGGTGCTTACCTGCGAATCCCGTCGCGGCGTTTGCGTGCTCTGCTACGGACGCAATCTCGCCTCCGGCCGTCTCGTCGAACTCGGCGAAGCCGTCGGTGTCATCGCCGCTCAGTCGATCGGCGAGCCGGGAACCCAGCTCACCATGCGTACCTTCCACATCGGCGGTACCGCATCGCGAGTGAATGAACAGTCCAGGCTCGACGCCAAGAACAACGGCTTCGTCCGCTTCATCAACATGGTCACCGTCCGCTCCAAGGGTGGCGATCTGGTTGCCATGAACCGGTCGGGTTCGATCGCCGTCGTCGATGATCGTGGCCGCGAAAAGGAACGCTACCAGGTTGTCTACGGAGCCAAGCTCAAGGTCGAGGACGGCGCCGCCGTCAAGCTCGGCCAGGCCATGGCCGAGTGGGACCCGTACACCTTCGCGATCCTCACCGAAATCGGCGGGACCATCCAGTTCAAGGACCTGCAGGAAGGCATCACCCTTAACGAAGAAGTCGATGAAGTCACTGGCCTCTCCCGTCTCGTCGTCTCCGACGCCGCCGACGAAAAGCGCCAGCCGGCCATCGTCATCAAGGGTGCCAAAGGCAACAAGCGTTACCTCATGCCGTCCCGTTCGCACCTCATGATCCAGGATGGCGACGAGGTCTTCCCTGGCGATATCCTTGCCAAGATCCCGCGCGAAACCACGCGCACCAAGGACATCACCGGCGGTCTGCCCCGCGTCGTCGAACTCTTCGAGGCCCGCAAGCCCCGCGAAACCGCGATCATCAGCGAGATCGATGGCACGGTCAAGTTCGGCGAAGTCTCGAAGGGTCAGCGCAAGATCTACGTCACCGCCGACAACGGAGAAGAGAAGGAATACTCCGTGCCGCGCGGCGTCCACATCAACGTGCAGGAAGGTGAGCGCATGCGCGCCGGCGAACCTCTTATGGATGGTCCGCTGAACCCGCATGACATCCTCGCCGTGCTCGGTGAAAAGGAGCTGCAAGGCTACCTGGTCAATGAAATCCAGGAAGTCTACCGGCTCCAGGGCGTCACTATCTCCGACAAGCACATCGAGACAATCGTTCGCCAGATGCTTCGCTGGGTGAAGATCGAAGAGGTCGGCGACACCAGCTTCCTGCTCGAGCAGCAGGTCGACAA